In a genomic window of Gossypium arboreum isolate Shixiya-1 chromosome 9, ASM2569848v2, whole genome shotgun sequence:
- the LOC108456889 gene encoding ABC transporter B family member 19 isoform X2, which produces MEIACWMYTGERQVSTLRTKYLEAVLKQDVGFFDTDARTGDIVFSVSTDTLLVQDAISEKVGNFIHYLSTFLAGLVVGFVSAWRLALLSVAVIPGIAFAGGLYAYTLTGLTSKSRESYANAGIIAEQAIAQVRTVYSYVGESKALNSYSDAIQNTLKLGYKAGMAKGLGLGCTYGIACMSWALVFWYAGVFIRNGQSDGGKAFTAIFSAIVGGMSLGQSFSNLGAFSKGKAAGYKLMEIINQKPSIIQDHLDGKVLEEVNGNIEFKEVTFSYPSRPDVIIFSNFSIFFPAGKTLAVVGGSGSGKSTVVSLIERFYDPNQGQVLLDNVDIKTLQLKWLRDQIGLVNQEPALFATTILENILYGKPEATMDEVEAAACAANAHCFITLLPNGYNTQVGERGVQLSGGQKQRIAIARAMLKNPKILLLDEATSALDAGSESIVQEALDRLMVGRTTVVVAHRLSTIRNVDSIAVIQQGQVVETGTHEELIAKAGAYASLIRFQEMVGNRDFANPSTRRSRSTRLSHSLSTKSLSLRSGSLRNLSYSYSTGADGRIEMISNAETERKNPAPDGYFCRLLKLNAPEWPYSIMGAIGSVLSGFIGPTFAIVMSNMIEVFYYTNPTSMERKTKEYVFIYIGAGLYAVVAYLIQHYFFSIMGENLTTRVRRMMLGAILRNEVGWFDEEEHNSSLLAAKLATDAADVKSAIAERISVILQNMTSLLTSFIVAFIVEWRVSLLILGTFPLLVLANFAQQLSLKGFAGDTAKAHAKTSMIAGEGVSNIRTVAAFNAQNKILSLFCYELRVPQMRSLRRSQTSGLLFGLSQLALYASEALILWYGAHLVSEGVSTFSKVIKVFVVLVVTANSVAETVSLAPEIVRGGEAVGSVFSILDRSTRIDPDDPEAEPVETIRGEIELRHVDFAYPSRPDVSVFKDFNLRIRAGQSQALVGASGSGKSSVIALIERFYDPTAGKVMIDGKDIRRLNLKSLRLKIGLVQQEPALFAASIFDNITYGKEGATEAEVIEAARAANVHGFVSALPDGYKTPVGERGVQLSGGQKQRIAIARAVLKDPTILLLDEATSALDAESECVLQEALERLMRGRTTVLVAHRLSTIRNVDSIGVVQDGRIVEQGSHSELISRPEGAYSRLLQLQHHHI; this is translated from the exons ATGG AGATTGCATGTTGGATGTACACTGGGGAAAGACAAGTAAGCACATTGAGAACGAAGTATTTGGAAGCTGTTTTGAAACAAGATGTTGGGTTCTTTGACACCGATGCAAGAACTGGGGATATTGTTTTTAGTGTTTCCACTGATACTCTACTTGTTCAAGATGCCATCAGTGAGAAG GTAGGGAACTTTATACATTATCTGTCAACATTCTTGGCTGGTTTAGTGGTTGGTTTTGTGTCAGCATGGAGGTTAGCCTTACTGAGTGTGGCAGTGATCCCTGGAATTGCCTTTGCCGGCGGCTTATACGCGTATACGTTGACCGGCCTCACTTCGAAGAGCAGGGAATCCTATGCGAATGCCGGCATAATTGCCGAGCAG GCCATCGCACAAGTTCGTACCGTGTACTCATATGTTGGCGAGAGTAAGGCCCTTAATTCTTATTCAGATGCAATACAGAACACACTTAAACTCGGATACAAGGCTGGAATGGCTAAGGGTTTAGGGCTCGGGTGCACGTATGGCATTGCTTGTATGTCTTGGGCGCTTGTTTTCTGGTACGCTGGTGTTTTCATCCGGAATGGACAGAGTGATGGCGGCAAGGCATTTACGGCTATTTTCTCAGCCATTGTTGGTGGCAT GAGTTTGGGTCAGTCATTTTCAAATCTTGGGGCATTTAGTAAAGGAAAAGCAGCTGGTTACAAACTGATGGAGATTATCAACCAAAAACCCTCCATAATTCAAGACCATTTGGACGGGAAAGTACTGGAGGAAGTTAATGGCAATATAGAATTCAAGGAAGTGACTTTCAGCTACCCATCGAGACCGGATGTTATCATCTTTAGCAATTTCTCGATTTTCTTTCCAGCAGGAAAGACACTTGCAGTTGTTGGTGGTAGCGGCTCTGGGAAGAGTACTGTTGTCTCTCTGATAGAGAGGTTCTATGATCCTAACCAGG GGCAGGTTTTGTTGGATAATGTTGACATAAAGACACTGCAACTTAAATGGTTACGTGATCAGATTGGACTGGTAAATCAAGAACCTGCTCTCTTTGCGACTACCATCCTTGAGAACATACTATATGGAAAACCCGAGGCAACAATGGATGAAGTGGAAGCTGCTGCTTGTGCTGCAAATGCTCACTGCTTTATTACCCTACTCCCTAATGGATATAACACGCAG GTGGGAGAGCGAGGAGTCCAACTCTCTGGTGGCCAAAAACAAAGAATTGCGATTGCTAGAGCCATGTTGAAGAATCCGAAGATCTTGCTCCTTGATGAAGCAACAAGCGCACTCGATGCAGGCTCTGAGAGTATTGTTCAGGAAGCTCTTGACCGGCTAATGGTCGGGAGAACAACTGTAGTTGTTGCTCATCGACTCTCCACCATAAGGAATGTTGATTCTATAGCTGTTATACAACAAGGGCAAGTTGTTGAGACTGGAACACATGAAGAGTTGATTGCAAAGGCAGGGGCGTATGCTTCGTTAATCAGGTTCCAAGAAATGGTCGGAAATAGAGACTTTGCTAATCCATCAACTCGCCGTTCACGTTCAACACGTCTAAGTCATTCACTGTCAACTAAGTCCTTAAGCCTCCGGTCTGGCAGTTTGCGAAACTTGAGCTATTCTTACAGTACCGGTGCTGATGGCCGGATAGAGATGATATCAAATGCTGAAACAGAACGTAAAAACCCAGCACCGGATGGCTATTTCTGCCGGCTTCTCAAGCTAAATGCTCCCGAATGGCCCTATTCAATCATGGGAGCCATTGGTTCCGTGCTTTCCGGTTTTATAGGACCAACTTTTGCCATTGTGATGAGCAATATGATCGAAGTCTTTTACTATACAAATCCTACCTCTATGGAAAGAAAGACAAAAGAATACGTTTTCATCTACATCGGAGCTGGTCTATATGCTGTCGTTGCGTATTTGATTCAACATTATTTCTTCAGTATTATGGGAGAAAACCTCACAACACGAGTGAGGCGGATGATGCTTGGAG CAATTCTAAGGAATGAAGTCGGATGGTTTGACGAGGAAGAGCACAATTCAAGCCTTCTTGCAGCCAAATTGGCAACCGATGCAGCTGATGTAAAATCCGCGATAGCCGAAAGGATCTCTGTGATACTACAAAACATGACTTCACTTCTCACTTCATTCATTGTCGCCTTCATAGTCGAATGGAGGGTCTCTCTTCTCATCCTCGGTACCTTCCCTCTTCTAGTCCTCGCAAACTTCGCTCAG CAACTTTCACTCAAAGGGTTTGCTGGTGACACGGCGAAGGCGCATGCAAAGACAAGCATGATTGCAGGTGAAGGTGTAAGCAATATTCGAACGGTTGCAGCATTCAATGCACAGAACAAGATCCTTTCACTGTTTTGCTACGAACTCCGAGTTCCGCAGATGCGAAGCCTTCGTCGCAGCCAAACATCGGGTCTCCTTTTTGGCTTGTCTCAGCTTGCACTTTATGCTTCGGAAGCTCTCATACTCTGGTATGGAGCTCACCTTGTTAGCGAAGGTGTTTCGACCTTCTCCAAGGTGATTAAGGTTTTTGTGGTATTGGTGGTTACTGCGAATTCTGTGGCGGAAACTGTTAGTCTCGCTCCCGAGATCGTTAGGGGTGGTGAAGCTGTTGGTTCAGTGTTCTCGATTCTAGATCGTTCAACTAGGATTGACCCAGATGATCCAGAGGCAGAACCGGTTGAAACAATTCGTGGAGAAATTGAACTCCGTCATGTTGATTTTGCATATCCTTCGCGACCTGATGTTAGTGTGTTTAAAGACTTTAACCTTCGAATCCGTGCTGGCCAAAGCCAAGCACTTGTTGGAGCTAGTGGCTCTGGCAAGAGTTCAGTCATTGCATTGATTGAACGATTCTACGATCCAACAGCCGGAAAGGTTATGATCGATGGAAAAGATATCCGGAGATTGAACTTGAAGTCTCTTAGGCTTAAAATTGGATTGGTACAACAAGAACCAGCCCTCTTTGCTGCCAGCATTTTCGATAATATCACTTATGGAAAAGAAGGAGCAACTGAAGCTGAAGTAATCGAAGCAGCTCGAGCAGCTAACGTGCACGGTTTCGTTAGTGCGTTGCCTGATGGTTACAAAACACCTGTTGGTGAGAGAGGCGTTCAACTCTCTGGAGGTCAAAAACAAAGAATCGCCATCGCAAGGGCTGTACTTAAGGACCCAACAATATTACTACTAGATGAAGCCACCAGTGCACTTGACGCAGAATCAGAATGTGTGCTACAAGAAGCACTTGAAAGGCTCATGAGGGGCCGCACGACGGTACTTGTGGCTCACCGTCTCTCGACAATAAGAAACGTCGACAGTATTGGAGTAGTACAAGACGGGCGAATCGTAGAACAAGGCAGCCATTCCGAATTGATTAGCCGACCGGAAGGAGCTTATTCTAGGCTCTTGCAACTGCAACACCATCACAtatga
- the LOC108456889 gene encoding ABC transporter B family member 19 isoform X1 encodes MAEPTETKAVPEAEKKKEQSLPFYQLFTFADKYDYLLMITGSLGAIIHGSSMPVFFLLFGEMVNGFGKNQSDLPKMTHEVAKYALYFVYLGLIVCLSSYAEIACWMYTGERQVSTLRTKYLEAVLKQDVGFFDTDARTGDIVFSVSTDTLLVQDAISEKVGNFIHYLSTFLAGLVVGFVSAWRLALLSVAVIPGIAFAGGLYAYTLTGLTSKSRESYANAGIIAEQAIAQVRTVYSYVGESKALNSYSDAIQNTLKLGYKAGMAKGLGLGCTYGIACMSWALVFWYAGVFIRNGQSDGGKAFTAIFSAIVGGMSLGQSFSNLGAFSKGKAAGYKLMEIINQKPSIIQDHLDGKVLEEVNGNIEFKEVTFSYPSRPDVIIFSNFSIFFPAGKTLAVVGGSGSGKSTVVSLIERFYDPNQGQVLLDNVDIKTLQLKWLRDQIGLVNQEPALFATTILENILYGKPEATMDEVEAAACAANAHCFITLLPNGYNTQVGERGVQLSGGQKQRIAIARAMLKNPKILLLDEATSALDAGSESIVQEALDRLMVGRTTVVVAHRLSTIRNVDSIAVIQQGQVVETGTHEELIAKAGAYASLIRFQEMVGNRDFANPSTRRSRSTRLSHSLSTKSLSLRSGSLRNLSYSYSTGADGRIEMISNAETERKNPAPDGYFCRLLKLNAPEWPYSIMGAIGSVLSGFIGPTFAIVMSNMIEVFYYTNPTSMERKTKEYVFIYIGAGLYAVVAYLIQHYFFSIMGENLTTRVRRMMLGAILRNEVGWFDEEEHNSSLLAAKLATDAADVKSAIAERISVILQNMTSLLTSFIVAFIVEWRVSLLILGTFPLLVLANFAQQLSLKGFAGDTAKAHAKTSMIAGEGVSNIRTVAAFNAQNKILSLFCYELRVPQMRSLRRSQTSGLLFGLSQLALYASEALILWYGAHLVSEGVSTFSKVIKVFVVLVVTANSVAETVSLAPEIVRGGEAVGSVFSILDRSTRIDPDDPEAEPVETIRGEIELRHVDFAYPSRPDVSVFKDFNLRIRAGQSQALVGASGSGKSSVIALIERFYDPTAGKVMIDGKDIRRLNLKSLRLKIGLVQQEPALFAASIFDNITYGKEGATEAEVIEAARAANVHGFVSALPDGYKTPVGERGVQLSGGQKQRIAIARAVLKDPTILLLDEATSALDAESECVLQEALERLMRGRTTVLVAHRLSTIRNVDSIGVVQDGRIVEQGSHSELISRPEGAYSRLLQLQHHHI; translated from the exons ATGGCTGAACCAACTGAAACAAAAGCAGTCCCTGAAGCAGAAAAGAAGAAAGAACAAAGCttgccattttaccaacttttcacTTTTGCTGACAAATATGATTATTTGTTGATGATCACTGGTAGCTTAGGAGCTATCATCCATGGTTCTTCAATGCCTGTTTTCTTCTTATTATTTGGTGAAATGGTTAATGGCTTTGGCAAAAACCAATCTGATTTGCCCAAAATGACTCATGAAGTTGCCAAg TATGCACTCTATTTTGTGTATCTTGGTCTTATTGTCTGCCTATCATCATATGCag AGATTGCATGTTGGATGTACACTGGGGAAAGACAAGTAAGCACATTGAGAACGAAGTATTTGGAAGCTGTTTTGAAACAAGATGTTGGGTTCTTTGACACCGATGCAAGAACTGGGGATATTGTTTTTAGTGTTTCCACTGATACTCTACTTGTTCAAGATGCCATCAGTGAGAAG GTAGGGAACTTTATACATTATCTGTCAACATTCTTGGCTGGTTTAGTGGTTGGTTTTGTGTCAGCATGGAGGTTAGCCTTACTGAGTGTGGCAGTGATCCCTGGAATTGCCTTTGCCGGCGGCTTATACGCGTATACGTTGACCGGCCTCACTTCGAAGAGCAGGGAATCCTATGCGAATGCCGGCATAATTGCCGAGCAG GCCATCGCACAAGTTCGTACCGTGTACTCATATGTTGGCGAGAGTAAGGCCCTTAATTCTTATTCAGATGCAATACAGAACACACTTAAACTCGGATACAAGGCTGGAATGGCTAAGGGTTTAGGGCTCGGGTGCACGTATGGCATTGCTTGTATGTCTTGGGCGCTTGTTTTCTGGTACGCTGGTGTTTTCATCCGGAATGGACAGAGTGATGGCGGCAAGGCATTTACGGCTATTTTCTCAGCCATTGTTGGTGGCAT GAGTTTGGGTCAGTCATTTTCAAATCTTGGGGCATTTAGTAAAGGAAAAGCAGCTGGTTACAAACTGATGGAGATTATCAACCAAAAACCCTCCATAATTCAAGACCATTTGGACGGGAAAGTACTGGAGGAAGTTAATGGCAATATAGAATTCAAGGAAGTGACTTTCAGCTACCCATCGAGACCGGATGTTATCATCTTTAGCAATTTCTCGATTTTCTTTCCAGCAGGAAAGACACTTGCAGTTGTTGGTGGTAGCGGCTCTGGGAAGAGTACTGTTGTCTCTCTGATAGAGAGGTTCTATGATCCTAACCAGG GGCAGGTTTTGTTGGATAATGTTGACATAAAGACACTGCAACTTAAATGGTTACGTGATCAGATTGGACTGGTAAATCAAGAACCTGCTCTCTTTGCGACTACCATCCTTGAGAACATACTATATGGAAAACCCGAGGCAACAATGGATGAAGTGGAAGCTGCTGCTTGTGCTGCAAATGCTCACTGCTTTATTACCCTACTCCCTAATGGATATAACACGCAG GTGGGAGAGCGAGGAGTCCAACTCTCTGGTGGCCAAAAACAAAGAATTGCGATTGCTAGAGCCATGTTGAAGAATCCGAAGATCTTGCTCCTTGATGAAGCAACAAGCGCACTCGATGCAGGCTCTGAGAGTATTGTTCAGGAAGCTCTTGACCGGCTAATGGTCGGGAGAACAACTGTAGTTGTTGCTCATCGACTCTCCACCATAAGGAATGTTGATTCTATAGCTGTTATACAACAAGGGCAAGTTGTTGAGACTGGAACACATGAAGAGTTGATTGCAAAGGCAGGGGCGTATGCTTCGTTAATCAGGTTCCAAGAAATGGTCGGAAATAGAGACTTTGCTAATCCATCAACTCGCCGTTCACGTTCAACACGTCTAAGTCATTCACTGTCAACTAAGTCCTTAAGCCTCCGGTCTGGCAGTTTGCGAAACTTGAGCTATTCTTACAGTACCGGTGCTGATGGCCGGATAGAGATGATATCAAATGCTGAAACAGAACGTAAAAACCCAGCACCGGATGGCTATTTCTGCCGGCTTCTCAAGCTAAATGCTCCCGAATGGCCCTATTCAATCATGGGAGCCATTGGTTCCGTGCTTTCCGGTTTTATAGGACCAACTTTTGCCATTGTGATGAGCAATATGATCGAAGTCTTTTACTATACAAATCCTACCTCTATGGAAAGAAAGACAAAAGAATACGTTTTCATCTACATCGGAGCTGGTCTATATGCTGTCGTTGCGTATTTGATTCAACATTATTTCTTCAGTATTATGGGAGAAAACCTCACAACACGAGTGAGGCGGATGATGCTTGGAG CAATTCTAAGGAATGAAGTCGGATGGTTTGACGAGGAAGAGCACAATTCAAGCCTTCTTGCAGCCAAATTGGCAACCGATGCAGCTGATGTAAAATCCGCGATAGCCGAAAGGATCTCTGTGATACTACAAAACATGACTTCACTTCTCACTTCATTCATTGTCGCCTTCATAGTCGAATGGAGGGTCTCTCTTCTCATCCTCGGTACCTTCCCTCTTCTAGTCCTCGCAAACTTCGCTCAG CAACTTTCACTCAAAGGGTTTGCTGGTGACACGGCGAAGGCGCATGCAAAGACAAGCATGATTGCAGGTGAAGGTGTAAGCAATATTCGAACGGTTGCAGCATTCAATGCACAGAACAAGATCCTTTCACTGTTTTGCTACGAACTCCGAGTTCCGCAGATGCGAAGCCTTCGTCGCAGCCAAACATCGGGTCTCCTTTTTGGCTTGTCTCAGCTTGCACTTTATGCTTCGGAAGCTCTCATACTCTGGTATGGAGCTCACCTTGTTAGCGAAGGTGTTTCGACCTTCTCCAAGGTGATTAAGGTTTTTGTGGTATTGGTGGTTACTGCGAATTCTGTGGCGGAAACTGTTAGTCTCGCTCCCGAGATCGTTAGGGGTGGTGAAGCTGTTGGTTCAGTGTTCTCGATTCTAGATCGTTCAACTAGGATTGACCCAGATGATCCAGAGGCAGAACCGGTTGAAACAATTCGTGGAGAAATTGAACTCCGTCATGTTGATTTTGCATATCCTTCGCGACCTGATGTTAGTGTGTTTAAAGACTTTAACCTTCGAATCCGTGCTGGCCAAAGCCAAGCACTTGTTGGAGCTAGTGGCTCTGGCAAGAGTTCAGTCATTGCATTGATTGAACGATTCTACGATCCAACAGCCGGAAAGGTTATGATCGATGGAAAAGATATCCGGAGATTGAACTTGAAGTCTCTTAGGCTTAAAATTGGATTGGTACAACAAGAACCAGCCCTCTTTGCTGCCAGCATTTTCGATAATATCACTTATGGAAAAGAAGGAGCAACTGAAGCTGAAGTAATCGAAGCAGCTCGAGCAGCTAACGTGCACGGTTTCGTTAGTGCGTTGCCTGATGGTTACAAAACACCTGTTGGTGAGAGAGGCGTTCAACTCTCTGGAGGTCAAAAACAAAGAATCGCCATCGCAAGGGCTGTACTTAAGGACCCAACAATATTACTACTAGATGAAGCCACCAGTGCACTTGACGCAGAATCAGAATGTGTGCTACAAGAAGCACTTGAAAGGCTCATGAGGGGCCGCACGACGGTACTTGTGGCTCACCGTCTCTCGACAATAAGAAACGTCGACAGTATTGGAGTAGTACAAGACGGGCGAATCGTAGAACAAGGCAGCCATTCCGAATTGATTAGCCGACCGGAAGGAGCTTATTCTAGGCTCTTGCAACTGCAACACCATCACAtatga